The Lactuca sativa cultivar Salinas chromosome 2, Lsat_Salinas_v11, whole genome shotgun sequence genome includes the window atgtttctcttattgaagacccaaatgatcttcatgATCTTAAGTTTGTTGAATTTCAAGAAATGGAAATTCAATGTGATTTTGATGAAGATGTGAAAGTTCTTcgttcaattggagttcaaaccaatGAAGGCTTaaattcttgtgattcgtttgaaggaatggtgCCATATCAAAAGCCTTCAATCCAAGAAGTTCAaatgtatcaaactccaaaagatttgattcaaacttgcaaagttgaagttgtgaagaatgaacctgttcttgaattcaaatcttcaagatccaagaagatgaaaatgaagaaaaagaagaagaagatcaaaagCAAGAACAAATGGGTTTCTTCACAAAAATCTTCAAAAGTTGTTATGAAACCAAAATCTatgaaacaaatttgggttccaaagaaaAAATCATCAAGTGTTGCAAAGGATTTGaattcaaaacccaaaagtgttgatgATTCATATGAAAATCATGTTAGATCACTGAAGAACACGATGAACGGGTTGTACAACATGCATAGTGGATGGTATAATGTGAAGATTGGTGATTTTCTtgttccaacaaaagaaccaagatcatCGATGATTGATTCGTATGTTGCAAACGGAAAAAGAATTGTCAAGAAAATTTCTCACATTCTCAATTGGATtccaaaacgttgttgatttttGATGATTTGATGAAGAACGATCCAAGTTTTATcaaaattcaattttaatttcGATTGGTGcgtttcatttttcatttttcatttttgatcgttttgattTGTTGGATCTATTTCATTTtaaaccccattgttgatccaATAATTTTTCTTAGATCAAGCCCAAAATTTTCGATCTCAACTGTAATTAAATCCAAAATTCGAAACCCAATGTCTAAATCACAATTTCTTTGATTTGTTAATGTTTTGAAACCCAAAACAATTTACGTTTGTTTTACTGTTCATCAAAGCCCCTTTCGAGTTCTATTCTTTGTTGTTTATCCCAAATCATGTGTAACAGTGTTCGAAATCGACAATATAGGTGAATAACAGTAAAAATTTGACTTGTTGATTTGTTCGTTATCAGTTCGAGGCTTTTAATTGGAGTgaaagtcaaaattgattttcaaTATACATTTGGAATCGAAGTTGATTTGATTAGGTTATGAATCGAGACTATAACAATTTGAACTGACCTCGATGATAAGATTTCAATTTCATCTGATTTTTTGGTTCTTGGAGTCGTATTTGATTCAAAGATGTTTTGGATGGTTATTCGAGTTTTACTGATTCTTGAGCTCGTTGTTTGAGGTCGATAGTATTTGATTCGACTGTTGATGTTTAATTCATTGGAGACGAAATTATATGCTTAGAATCAAACTCAGTTTCCACTAGTATTTAATTGTGTCCAAGTCGATAGTTCTTGAGAATCGATTTCGAATGATGGATATGTTTGGAATAGTTTGCTTGAAGTTGAAACATTATGATGGGTTCGTTATTTGTCTGATTGGAGTTCGAATCGGTCTTCAGTTACGATCCGGATTTCGTTTTGGGATCATGGTCGAATAGCTTGGGGTCAAATGACATGGTTTATCGTGTTCAACTATGCGGTGTAAGGTGTTAAGTTTGAATCAAAATTGAATAGTACATCAAAGGCTTGATAATTTTGATTTCGATGTGTATGGTTGTAAGAAGAAAGCGAAATCAGTTAATGTTCGCATATATCAATGACTTGCATAGATTTGGAGTTGACTTCTTGGAGTGAAACTAATTTTGACTGATTTTGGCCATTCGCATCAGGGATGTTAAATGCCTTGGGAACGACAACAGTTTGTTCGGAGTCGACGGTATTGATTGGAGTAGAGTTCGACATGTTTTTGAAGTTTGATAGTCGAACACCTGGAGGTCGAGAGTTCCTCACTTGGAGTCGAACGTATTTCGACTGGTGCTGGTTGATTGGTGTGATGTCGAACACACAGGTTCGACATGAGACAAATGAGTTGCTCGATTTGTAGAAGGCAAGTTCGATATATGCTTTCACATCTGAGAATGGATTTTGGGGTGTGATGGTCAAACATGAATAATTTTGGATCGATTGGTTATGTCGACGTCGAAGGTAAATGGGTCGAGTCGAATGGGTTTCTTGCGACATCGAATGCTTATGGAGTTAATTTTTGAGTCGACTTGTGTTCGAATATGTTGAGTATGATGGTTCGATGTGTGATGAACACTTTAGGATTTGATGTTCATCTagtgaattggggaagaaaacaAACATTTTCAATTTACACCCCTGAACTTTTAATGAAAATGGAAAATGTCACCCATATTTGACATTGGTGTAAAAATTTGTGAAGAATGAAGAATTTTCATTTTGTATCCCTGAATTTTCATCAATGGCATTTGCAATTTGGCTAAAAATTCTGAGAAATGGGAGAACTTACGTATCGAGTCCTTACAGTTTATGTGAATTGACACTTTATGCCAAGTTTCACATTTTGGGTAAAGTTTTGCATTTGAGGCTATTTAGGCATAAGAGGTCCCTGTAAAATTATGATATTGACAATTTTTACCCGGATTTTCGAAATTCTGCAACTGTCACCCAAAAGtcgaaaattttcacaaaaattgaaattgtttgatgactttttcgtgattgttttttgTGAAAGTTTTTCACGGTTTCATTTTTGGCACACATCGAGGGGGAGATTCGAGAAGTTTATTTGTTGAGCGCTTCTCAACCTTTGTGAGTTTTATAATCACTTGTTGATTATActgggcggggctcgatgccgggcGAGGCTCGATGATTGAATCGTATGCTATTCTTTATGGTCAGtgtatgtgttagcatgattatatgatatgcATTGTATTTGTGTATTGGGTGGGGCCCTGTGTTAGGCGGGGCCTATGAATAACATATATGTATATCAAGAGGGGCTCAATGTCGGGCCGAGACTGATGGAGGGccgggcccagtatgtgatttattatgtgtggtatggggtagtttggggaactcgctatggtttgtgcttatggttttcaattgatgtttcgggtacttctggttccaaagggaagagctcatgATGACTGCATCACATTAACCACATGGATTCCGCTTTTGAGATATCACTCTGATTGTTTTGATGTTTGATATACTTATTTTCTTTTGGGTTGTATGGATAATGTTTTTGGAATaccattttatttaaattaaaaatgaaaattttggatcatatttttgggaagTTACAACACTAACCATGTTAAGTTAGGCTTTTCTTTAGCCCATATACCacattattattttcaaatttgtttttaAGAATTGTATTAAGGTTTAGTTTCTAAATAAGACCCTCTTTAAAAGGGTAGTCTGTCTAGTTTCAAATAAAATCGTATTTTGTGCTTCAATGGAATGGTCAATAGATTTTAATGGTCATCGAATTGCAAGCAGAAGCTATAAGTTTCCATCAATAATGACTGTATCCATCTTCTTGGGAATAGTTGTAGGCTGTTGTCCCTTTAGATGTTATGGACACTAGATTTCTCAACGATCATGAAAAATGTATCAACTGATTCATAATTCTCATCAAATTTCATTGCTTTCTGAATTTGATGAAATGCAAAATGATTATTGATGAAGTCGAATTTTCTGTAGACTTTGGTAATTTCACTTCTGTAATTGTCCTCCTAGCTATTTGTTTACTGTTTATTGATGGTAAACATCATTAGACTCCTTATGAGGTATGTTAGGTGACAACAAAACAAGTTAAGCACTTCAGACAAATATCAAAACACAAACTTCTATAAACTCACAAAACTTCTGAAAAATGTGAATCAAAAGACCATGATATTTAACGTGGTTCGGTCAATGTGACCTACGTCCACGGGCATACGATAGAGAGAGGAGTTTATTAACTTTCTAGAACAATTACAATACTTAAATATGTATCTCACTTTGAGCTCTCATAGAAATCTAGAAATTTACAATGATGGGGGTGTAAGCCTATTCATACTTGAGGGAgcaaacctaaaaccctaatgggccaagcccattggcccataggcccatgaatggtGACAACCAATCATATTCTGCCATGCAACGTCTTCTATAACATTCTTCCATATTGAGAatcatagaggacttcatagcatacttgGCTCATCAAGGACCAAGATCGTCCATCTTGGGCCATCATGGCACAACAAGAATATAGATAGCACAAGAAGGATCAAGTGTGGCACAAGAGCATATATGTTGGAGCAACATCACCATCTTGGCGCAATAATAACATGCAAGGCACAACAAGGCTATTCTTGGCGCAACAACATACTCCATGGCGCAACAGGGATACCCTATGGCGCAAGAGGGAGTATCTTGGCGCAAGAAGGAGTTCCCTTGGCATAACATCATCCTTCTTGGCCCAAGTATTCAGCAGATGGCGCAACAAGGTCCCCTTGTTGCTCTATATCACTCCCAAGTACTCCAAACCTCTTCTAGGTGCTCCCAAACCCCTTTTGTATGATCTGCTCCTTTGGCACTTGATCCATTCCTTTGTCAGATGATCCATTCCTTTCACAAATGTTCTGTTCCTTTGCCACATGCTCCATGAATCCCAAGTGCTCCATTGTTATCTAAGTGCTCCATCTTGGACAAGACTTCATACCCCAACAATCTATCACTTGAAGGCTTGAACAATTTCATCTTCCATTCAAATTTTACCATTCCTCAAATTACTACCTCTctatctctatctatctatctatctctctctatctacCGAGACCGTTTCTTCAAACTTATGAAAGGCCAGTTGAAGCCATGCAAAACTTCAACTTCTCAGTGGTAACCACCTTGGAGAACATATCAGCTGGATTCTTCATTCTAAGGATTTTCTTCAAGTTTAAAGTTCCTTCATTGATTAACCCTCGAATGAAATGATACCTCATCTGAATGTGTGTCGTTTTATTGTGAAATACTGGATTCTTTACTAAGTGAATTGCACTTTGTTTGTCACAATGCAGTACACAATCCTCCTACTGCATTCCAAGTTATGACAAAAAAACACTTCAACCATATGAGCTATTTGGCAGCTTTTGCAAATGCCATGTATTCTGCTTCTATGGTTGAAAGAGCAACACTCTTTTGTAACCTTGACATCTATTTGATTTTTGTACCTCCACTTGTGAACACTTAACCCATTGTGCTCTTTCCTGAATATGCACATCTACCTAGGTCAGCATCACCAAACCCTTTTAAAGCTACTCCTTTTCTTCTAAAACATAAGGAGCACTCATATGTTCCTTTTAAGTAGCATAGCAACCATTTCACTCCTTCCCAATGTTGTCTTCATGGATTTGACATGAATCTGCTCACAACTCCCACTGTATGAGCAATATCTGGTCTGGTGCATACCATTGGATACATTAAACTACCAACTGTAGATGTATAGGGAAATTTAGCCATGTATTCTCTGTCTTATTCCATTTTGGGGGATTGTTTCTAGGTAAGTCTCAATTGACTCCCTAATGGTGTACTTCTGGCTTTCGCATCTGCCATGCTGAACCTTTCTAAAACTTTCTTGATGTACTTGTCTTGTGAAAGTTTTAGTGTACCGGTAACTCTGTCCATGGCTATACTCATGCCTAATATTTGTTTAGCatccctaagtcctttatctCGAACTCACTGGACAATTGCTTCTTTAGCTTGTTGATCTCCTGCATGTTGGATCCATCAATCAACAAGTCATCAACATATAACAATAGGATGACATAAGAGGACTTGAATTTCTTCAAATAATAGTAGTGATCCATCTCACATCTGATGTACCCATTCCTTTACATGAAGCTATCAAACTTCAAGTACCACTGCCTTGGAGCCTGCTTCAGACCATATAgacttttatttattttgcacTATAGATCTTCCTTGCCAACTGTGGGAAAACCTTCTGGTTGTGCCATGTAGATGTATTCTTCAAGGTTGTCATGGAGAAAAGTTGTTTTCACATCTAGTTGCTCTAGATGGAGATCTTCAAAGGCCATAATTCCCAAAACCATTCTGATTGTAGTCATCTTCACAACTAGAGAAAATATTGCATTATAATCAACTTCCCTCTTTTGTTGGAAAATCTTGACTACCAACCTTGCCTTGTATCTCTTGGTGACATCAATTTCATCCTTAACCCGAAATACCCACTTGTTTTGCAGTGCTTTCTTCCCTGCTAGGAGCTTGACAAAGGACCAAGTGTGATTCTTGTCAAGTGAGCTTAATTCTTCTTCCATATCCTTCTTCCACTATATGGATTCTTTCATCCTCAAGACTTCTGGATAAGACTCGAGATCGCTATTCTCAGTCAGCAACAAGAATTTTGCGGAAGGAGAATACCTGACTGGAGGCCTTTGTACTCTAGTGGATCTACAGACAGTAGGAGTTTTAGTTTCTACACCTTCATTCTCTAAATTACTATCATTTATGCTCCCACTCTTTCCTGTTTCATCAGAGTTCCCACTGCTTCCTGAACTTTCACCTATCTCTGGAGTATTGACATGTTTTATAATGTCGGCTTCTGAAGTTTCTTCTAACTCAACTTGTTCCTTTTTTTTCTGGTTGTTTGTTACTGCTTGAGCCCCTATAAAGTTCATCTTTGTATAGTGTATTCTCATTGAACACTACATCCTGACTTCTGATAACATTTTTGTGCTCATTATCCCAGAAGCGGTATCCCATGTCGTCCAACCCATAGCCTATAAAGGTGCACTTTCTTGAATTTTCCTTTAGCTTTTCTCTCTCAGAGTCATTGACTTTTACATACGAGATACAACCGAAGACCTTTACGTTCTTGAATGAAACCTCACAACTTTTCCATTCTTCTTCTGTAATCTTGAACCCTATGGGAACTGAGGGTCCTCTATTGATTAGGTATGCAGCTGTGTTGACCTCATCTACCCAAAATATCTTGGGAAACCTGCATGTAGTCTCATGCTTTTCGCCCTTTCATTCAACGTTATGCTCATCCTCTCAGCTACTCCATTCTACTAAGATGTTTCTAGAATGGGCGTCTACATCCTGATTCCATGTTCAACACATAAATCAACGAATTCATTGCTACTGTATTCGCCCCCATTATCGGATCAGAAACACTTGATTTTCAAGTTAGTTTCATTTTCAACCATCACTTTCCATTTCTTGAAAGCATTGAAAACTTCAGACTTTTGCTACAAGAAATAGACCCAAACTTTCCTAGTGTAGTCATCTATGAAAGTAACATAATACCGAGATCCTCCCACTGAAGCAACTGAAGTGGGACCATAGACATCTGAATAAACAAGCTCCAACTTCCCTGTCTTGGGTGGATGTTCTATCTTTGCGAAAGTAACTTTCTTTTGTTTTCCAATAACATATGGCTCACAAAAACCTATTGTTACATTCTTCAGATCTAGAATTCTTTCTTTGGAGGCAAGCATCGTCATGTCTTTGTCACTCATATGTCCAAGTCTTTGGTGACATATAGTGGATGCCCCAACTTCTTCAATAGCATGTGTGTCATCATCAGAAACTTCCACCATATAAAGTGTACTCCGCTTCTGACCTCCAGCAACCACCAAGTGTCCCTTTGTCACCTTCCACTGATGATCATCAAAAGTGGCACGGTGACCTTCATCATCAAGTAGCTCCACTGATATCAACATTCTTTTCAAGTCTAAAATGAACTTGAAATTCTTTAAATCCCACTTCATACCCAAAGTAGTCTTGAGGACCACATCCCCAAGACCTGTAATATCAAGGCTCGTGTTGTCTGACAGTCTGACATTTCCTTAGTATTGCCTGAAATTTTGCATCACATCTTTGGAATTACTAGCATGAAATGACGCACCAGAatccatgatccatgattcaacTAAGTTTTCAACTGCACAGATAAGAGCATCTCCTTTAGAGTCTGATGCAATGTTCATCTCATTCTTTCCTTTGTCTGCAACAGGCTTTGGACATTGATTCCTGAAATGACCCTTTTCTTTGTAGTTCCAACAGGTGATGCCCTTCCTATTTTTTGATACACCTCTCTTTCTCGACTTTGATTTTCCTCTAC containing:
- the LOC111912216 gene encoding retrovirus-related Pol polyprotein from transposon TNT 1-94, whose product is MLDRQALGVVRLSLPKNVAYNIVNEKTTYGLIKGLSNMYEKPSATNKVHLIQQLVNLKMKEGGSVTDHVNEFNSILSRLTSVEIKFEDEVHELLLLSSLPKSWLETVTTINSSAGGAKLTFESIRDSILGEDVHRRSGGESSNNLLSTEGHFRNQCPKPVADKGKNEMNIASDSKGDALICAVENLVESWIMDSGLGDVVLKTTLGMKWDLKNFKFILDLKRMLISVELLDDEGHRATFDDHQWKVTKGHLVVAGGQKRSTLYMVEVSDDDTHAIEEVGASTICHQRLGHMSDKDMTMLASKERILDLKNVTIGFCEPYVIGKQKKVTFAKIEHPPKTGKLELVYSDVYGPTSVASVGGSRYYVTFIDDYTRKVWVYFL